CCACCACCGGGCAGCCACACCACGCGGTCCGCGTACTGGGCGACGCGTTCCAACCGGTGCTCGGCGATCAGCACCGTCATCCCCAGGTCGTGCACGAGCCGGTGCAGCGCGGCCAGCACGTCCTCCGCCGCACCCGGGTCCAGCGCCGACGTCGGCTCGTCCAGCACCAACACCTTCGGGTGGGCGGTGAGCGCCGCGCCGACCGCCACGCGTTGCTGCTGCCCGCCGGACAACGTCGCCAGCGGCCGGTGCCGCAGGTCGGCCAGGCCCAGCAGGTCCAGCGTCTCCTCGACCCGCTTGCGCATCACCGGGTTCGGCAACGCCAGCGACTCCATCGAGTACGCCAGCTCCTCCTCGACCGAGTCCGTGACGAACCCGGCCTGCGGGTCCTGCGCCACCATGCCGACCACGTCCGCCAGTTCGCGCGGCGGGTGCGTGCGGGTGTCACGACCGGCGACCAGCACCCTGCCGGTGAGCGTGCCGCCGGTGAAGTGCGGCACCAGCCCGTTGACCGCGCGCAACAACGTCGACTTGCCCGACCCCGTGCGCCCCACCACCAGGCAGAACTCACCCTCCGGCACGTGCAGGTCCACCGCCGTCAACGTGGGTGCGGCGGCGTCGCGGTAGGCGACCGAGACGTTCTCGAACCGGATCACGCGGGCACCTTCTTCCGGGTCGCGATCAGGACGGGCGCCAGAGCGCACAGCAGACCGATCGCGGGCAGCAACGGCAGTTCGGGCGCGGTCAACGGCACCGTGCTCGGTGTCAGCACCGCGCCGCCCAAGCCGGCCGGGGCCAGGTACGTCGCCAACGCCGCCACCAACCCCGAAGTCATGATCAACAGCTCGCGCGGACCCCAGGTGTCCGGCCGGTACCGACTGCGCCGCACGCGCCGCGACCCGCTCCACAGACCCGCGATCGCGAGCACCGACCCCACCGCCAGCATCGGTCCGCCCACCACGGTCGGCGTGCTGCCGCCGAGCAACCCGTACGCGCCGACGCACAGTCCCATCAACCCGCCCAACACCAGCACACCCGTCACCATCCGGGTCTTCTTCGACAGACCGGCCGTGCGGCCGTACCCGCGCGAGTCCATCGCCGCCGCCAGCACCAGGGACCGCTCGAACGCGTCCTCCAACACCGGCACCATCAGCACCCGCACCGCCTTCACCCCACGGACCGCGTCACCTCGCAACGCCCGCGCCCGCCGCACCGACCGCGCGCTCGCCACCAACTGCGGGGCGACCGTCAACGCCACCACCACCGCCACGCTCACCTCGTACAGCGCGGCAGGCAACGTCCGCAGCAGCCGCTTGGCGTTGGCCAACGCGTTCGCCGCGCCGACACAGCACAGCAACGTCGCCAGTTGAAGTCCCTGGTACAGCGCGAAAGCCAGGCCTTCGGCACTGACCGGGCCGCCCAGCCGGATACCCCTGGTCCACTCGGGCAACGGGATCTCCGGCAACGTCACCAGCACCGTCGGCCCGCCGACACCGCCGAGCAGCACGTGCAACACCACGCGGATGGCCAGCACCACCAAGGCGAACTTGAGGAACACCCCGTACGCGCCGGCCCACGGGGTGTCCTCGCGGCAGGACACCGCGACGTACCCGGCGACCGCGATCACGAGCGCGAGCAGCACCGGGTTCGTCGTGCGGCTGGCCACGGCGGCGAGGCACAGCGCCCAGAACCACCACGCGCCAGGGTGCAGGCTCACTCCGCCGCCTTGGCCCGTCGCCGCGCCGTCCACACACCCAGACCACCCAAAGCCGCGATGACCACGAGCCCGATGACCAGCCCGACCGTCCCACCGGACGACGTCCCCGCCGTCGGCTGCACGGCCACCGGCGTCTCACCGACAGGCGTGGACGAACTCGTCGCGGGACTGCTACTGGCCGCCGTCTCCGAAGAAGCCGGCGCAGTCGTCTCGACCGTCGTGGTCGCCTCCGACTGCTGCGGCGGCGCGGACTGCCCCGGCTGCGTCGACTGGCCCGACGTCACCGGTTGTCCCGGTTGTCCCGGTTGCACGGGCTGGCCTGGCTGAGCGGCGGGAGGTTGCGGCGCCGGAGGCTGCGCTGCGGGCTGGGTCGGCTTCGGCGCGGGCTGCGGCGGGGGAGCAGGTGCCGGAGGTGCGATGCCAGGCGGCTCGCCCGCACCGAACGACCAGCCCTCCACGCTCCCCGGCGCCGGGTTGTACGCGCTCGCGCTGGAGTTGCTGTAGACCCACGACCCGCCGGGCTGCCCGTGCCAGTACGACCAGTGCGCGTCCGACGGTGGCGTGTAGTTGCACGAGTCGCCGGCCGGTTGGTCGTTGATCTTGCACACGAAGCCCGGTTGCCGGGTCACGAACGTGTAGCCGAACCCGGCGGCGGTGAGGGCGGCCGTGCCCGACGACGGATCACCAGGGGCACAACCCGTCCGCACACCGCCGCCCAGCGACCGGAAGTCCACGACCACCGTCACGCCCGCGCAGTCCGCCGCCTGAGCGGTCGGCGGAGCGCCGATGATCGTGAGTCCGAGCACCGCCGACGCCGCCAGGACGCGCCGCCACCAGCCCGTCATGGCGCGGTGGCGAGGGCCTGACCGGAGCCGAACGCCCAGCCCTCGACGTCGCGTGCCGTCACTTCCGTTCCCCCGCATACCGCTTGCGC
This is a stretch of genomic DNA from Saccharothrix ecbatanensis. It encodes these proteins:
- a CDS encoding energy-coupling factor transporter transmembrane component T; translated protein: MSLHPGAWWFWALCLAAVASRTTNPVLLALVIAVAGYVAVSCREDTPWAGAYGVFLKFALVVLAIRVVLHVLLGGVGGPTVLVTLPEIPLPEWTRGIRLGGPVSAEGLAFALYQGLQLATLLCCVGAANALANAKRLLRTLPAALYEVSVAVVVALTVAPQLVASARSVRRARALRGDAVRGVKAVRVLMVPVLEDAFERSLVLAAAMDSRGYGRTAGLSKKTRMVTGVLVLGGLMGLCVGAYGLLGGSTPTVVGGPMLAVGSVLAIAGLWSGSRRVRRSRYRPDTWGPRELLIMTSGLVAALATYLAPAGLGGAVLTPSTVPLTAPELPLLPAIGLLCALAPVLIATRKKVPA